Within the Paramormyrops kingsleyae isolate MSU_618 chromosome 2, PKINGS_0.4, whole genome shotgun sequence genome, the region GGTGAGTATCTATATTTAGGAGATACTCTGTGCTTAATGCTATAATATTCTAACCTACAAATAAAATTACTGAAAGTTGCAAAGAACGTTTATGAACCGAGCTGTACAAAACACTGGATGGCACTGTAGCATATGAGCAACCACAGAAAACGAGGTCAGAGAGATGAAGCTGATGGTAGCCCGGGTGCTCAGGGCTACTGCCAGGAAACCTTGTTGTGCAAAACAATATTGAAAACACAAACTGTCGTGTTATCAAATTAGTGTTTATTGTACAGGATGTTAAAAGCTTAATCCAGTAATGCGCTTATTTTAATTAAGCTAATGTCATTTCCTTTCTTGGTTGAATACGATTAGTTTCATCGTTATTGTAATATACTTTTAATAATAtacttaaattttattaataGCTGGATTATCTTAATATTCAAAGATATCCCTAATAGCTTTCAGGCTCTGATATGACGTATTTGACTATTATGTTTCACAAGTCAGTGCGATTGCAGTTGATTTAGCTTTGGTGGTGTTTTTAGTTAAGCGCCACCATGTGGTGAAGCGATGTGGTACATGGCCAGCTGTCAGAGAGCAGCCTCAACTTGTGCTTGTTTCATTTCTTAGGAGCAACACTGCGATGGTGAGCTTCCAGAAAGGCGAAAGTGTCGGTCTGCGCCTGGCTGGGGGCAACGATGTGGGTATCTTCATCGCAGGAGTCCAGGAGGGCAGCCCAGCCGAGGAAGAGGGGCTCCAAACCGGGAACCAAATCCTGAAGGTGTGTCTTTCAGCTGTATTTCCACCATTCTTTTTTTCCTGAGGACAGCCGCATATCCCCATGTGCTGAATGCAGTTTATCATAGTCTGCAAGGTTCTCAAGATCCCAAATTTCCAAGTTTTTCTGGGGAATTTTTGGAAATTGATGCCATAAAATGTGAAAGAATCTCATTCACATATCCAGCCTTGTTACTTCTGTTGGCATCTGGCATTGTCCTGTAATACATCATTTCTTTTATACTTACTAGGCAGACATATATACCCCATTATACTTAAATGTTTGGCAAATAATTGTAAATAATCTTTTGGGCCATTTGAGGGGACAGGTGGCCTCATAACCTTCAATCAGATGGTCATGGTTTAAATCATGTGTTATCTTCTGCTCCCTAATTCTGATTATCGCTGTAGTTACATTTTTTGCAGCTGTCATTTTACAGACTTGAGAAAATTAGTCTCCTAAGACATCTGAGAAAGTTTAGTATAGGCCGTTAAAAACAACAACCAGTTTCTGAAAACCTTGAGCTCCAGTTTGCTGCTGTTTGGTGTTAGCAGTGGGATTTAATGACACACCATCTGCACTGCAACTGGACTATTCAGATGCCTGGTGTCATGCGGAGCTGCACTCTGGCTGATCGCGTCCCTCTGCATCCCTGCAGGTGAACAATGTCGACTTCAGGGGCCTCGTCCGAGAGGAAGCGGTGTTGTTCTTGTTGGAGATACCCAAAGGGGACACCGTGACCATACTGGCACAGAGCAAGTCCGATGGTGTGTGCCAACCCCCCACTCCCATCAAACACCCACTGTCTACACTTTCAGCATGTCCCTTAAACAACAACAGTAACCATTTTGTTTCCTAACCACAATTTGCACAATTACTCTTGGCTTTGGGGTCTCAGTGGTCTCATTAGAGGTTACATCAGTGGCATGACACTAATAGTTGAGAATTAGAAGTTCTAGAACTAGGGATGTCACAATGGCCTCTTTCACATGAATGCACATCACTCTGTAAGCGTTTTAGCAGTAGCCCCCTCCCCGCAAGAAGCAGTAATCATCAGTCATAAGGGCTCATTCTTTTTATCAGTCTATATCAACAATAGCTAAATGTGTTAGTTAAAAAAGATAGTAAAACTAATGCAATTATAAAATGATACATAATTAAAACTATCAGCCCTTTATTGTCTACATCAGTGAGCTGCAGACCTGACTTTTGTTGTTCAGCCTGACAGCGACATGTTCATGGCCATCTTTGTTTCATAGTTTAACTGGTAGCATCGACACTAGAAAAAGAACTGGCAGGAACCAGTTTTAGCTGGTGACATCATGGCCTGTGCTCTTCGTGGTGCCAGGACAACTCTTTCCCACCCTTGGCAGGATTGGCATGAGGGAAAAGGGCATTTTTAGAATATGCAAAGCAAGCTCTGGAACGTGACAGCGGAGAAACATGATGCGATCTGGAAGCTGGCTTTCCAGCCTCATCCAGCCCACAGTGATACAAGAttctctgtgtgtttttctcCAAGGCTGTAATACTATAATACTGCCATCCTGCCTCAAGCAGCAATGTAGCATGACTGAGGACAGTCATATCACCGTTGTGCCAGGTCCCTTTGATTATGCGGGCAGTTTCTGTGTTGCACTGCCAGCGAGGTGCCCTACTTTGCGGGACAGATTTGACATTAACACGATGCTGAGGcggtatgcatgcatgtgtgtgtgtgtgtgtgtctgcgcgtttgtgtgtgtgttgctgggCCTGCGTGAGCCTGGGCTCATCTGTGGAGCAGTAATCCATTAGCAAGTCAAATTCTGTAAAGCAAGCAGGTGGGTGAGAGAGGGCTGAGCATTTGGAGCTGCTTTTGAACTTGGAATCCCACCAACTCTGGTATCTGGGTCCCGCCAGGGTGCAACCGGAAGGAACGTGGGCTGGGTAGCAATGACCTCGGCTGTAGCTGCTGCTATTTGTCCCCCTGCCTGGGACAGCGCCCCCCCCAGGGGACTGCCGGCTAACTGCCCCTCCCCACcagagggagagtgagagaggggggagatATCAGACTGGCTCAGAGCTTCAGGAAGTatgggcgggggaggggggggggagtgggagtGTAACAGCAGAATGATAAAGTAGGGAGGGGTGAAGAGTGTTATTTGGGGTTGTGTTATTGTTCTAAGTAGAAAATTATACTAGTTTAgccccatttaaaaaaaaaaaacataatgggAAACTGTATTAAACAGCAGAAATACTTACAAAGGCCTATAGCTCCATATCATTGAGGATTTGTACAATGTTACAATACTGACACTAAGGATACAATAGCCGTTGTGTATAGTACCTCTGACTACATGGATTTTTCTGAACTACTGCCTCATTCATctctgtaaaaagaaaagtgaACAGCAGGTGGCAGTAACAATCCCTCTTCTTGAAATAATTGCTCGGATATCTTTTAAAAAAGGGATTTTGTATGCatttacaaaatacatttaagaTTCACTCATGAGGCACGGTGTCTCAGTAGGTAGCCCTGTTATCCCACACCTTTAGGGTTGAGGGTTCGAAGCCCTCTTTTTTTCTGCCTGTATTGAGTTTACATGTTCACCCCATGTCATGCAAGTTTCCTGTCACAGACTAACATGCTCTTTGGTATCTCTGtgttgtgtgcgtgtgcacatgtgccctgcaatggactggtatcccatccaggctgtaccttgtgccctgtgatgcctgGAATAGACTCCATGATCCTCCCACAAACCTTAATAGGATAAGTCATTTATTAAAGGGTGAAAGTGCTATTATAATCGTATTaatgatgttttcatgaaatacatttttagttcACTAGCTACCTGTGGAGGACTTTACACCAAGTAAATTTTTTGGCCTAGTTAACCCTTTCAAATATAGTATCACAGTGAAGTTCTTTCTGTGTTTGatgttaaatgtatttttacattcTATATTTAGTGCAGCCCAGGTTTCTGTAATTTAACGCTGGAGAGGTGCAGGTTTTCCTACTGGAGGTGACCCAACCAGAGGCTCATTTGTCTCTCTGCCTTGTTCCAGTTTACAAGGACATCCTGGCATCCGGCCGAGGGGACTCGTTCTTCATCAGGACCCACTTTGAGTATGAAAAGGAGTCTCCACAGGGTCTGTCCTTCTCACGGGGAGAGATCTTTAAGGTGGTGGACACCCTATATGATGGAAAACTGGGCAACTGGCTGGCTGTTCGAGTAGGAGGAGACAACCGGCTTCTGGAGAAGGGCATCATTCCGAATAAAAGCAGGTAACGTTGTTGCTGTTACGCCGCTATTCTTGTTGGATTGGTTGTGCATTATTACTACTAGGTTGTGCTATTTCTGGTATCCTATGCTATAGGATGTTTGGCATTTTTCTTCACCTCTAGAGTCTCTTGTAGGCCGTAAATGAAGAATGTCTTGCATCAGGCCCCAGATACACTGAGCTTCCAGCATTTCCACTTGCAGCTTGCGGCACTGAGGTTTTAAACTCACGCCGTACGCGGTGAGAATGAGAAAGGCCCTTAGCGTAAGGCCCGGCAGCTGTGAGTGATGTGCTAGGTGTTAAATCAATTTCAGCAGAGCTTCGTCAGTGGCTCACGCCTCCCTGCGCCAGTCTGCAGGGGATAGAGAACAGGAGGAGAGTTAGGGCCCCCAGCAGGAATAAAAGGTCTTTACAGCTACTTTCATCCAATCCCTTGTAAGTAACGTATTAGATGCTTAGACACGAGAAAATGTCAGAGGAAGGAGTCTATTTGCTGGAAGATTAGACTGACAGAGGATGAGGCTGGAGTGTGTCCTTCATTTGACCTCCCTCGACGAGCCTGTACCCTCAAAGAGCTTGGTCTTTCTCCCCCTGTAGGGTGACAGCACCATATAGTCACCagctgatatatatatataagaaattCCACAACAATTGTCATCATATCATTCTGTATGAAAGGCTTCACTGTGTAGCAAACATCTCCCATATCACGGTCTGAGCTTATTAAGGTAGATTTACCTTAGTCGATAAAAGTTACACACAGGAAGTGTTTTGACATCTGTCTTTCGTCATCAGGGCTGATCAAATGGCCAGTGTGCAGAACTCTCAAAAGGGGGCAGGAAACGACAGGGCAGATTTCTGGAGGTTGCGTGGCCAAAGGGCAGCTCGGAAAAAGGACCTTCGGAAGACCCGCGATGATATGGGTTCCACCCCCATTGGTACCCGGTTCCCTGCCTACGAGAGGGTGGTCTTACGAGAAGGTAAGTCCTTTTAGTCTCCTTGACTCCCTTGCCTGTTACAGAGTGGTCTAGATTAAGCATGTCCCCTTACAGACATGGCCTCTGAGGGATTGGGCAGTTCAGGTGGCCTTCTAATCAAGAGTCATCGGATTATATCAATCAAATATGAGGTGCACCTGACAGGGTTGTAGAACCATGTTATAGAGATATCGTGTTCATCTTACATCAACTGAAACTTGGTGCAAGGATTTATCAGGGATTTACTGCTTGTATCTGGACCTTTGGAGATCCCAGGTGGCCCCTGTGTCTGCAGACTCTCAAAAAAAGAAGAGGCTTTTCAGAGAGCTTGGAAAGTAACGGGAGCGATGAGAAGAggcagaaaagaaaacaaatctgCACTCCCAAGCATGTCTCAGGATCACAGTGGTGCAAAGCACATTAGGATGCGTTTTATTGACTCGTTAATGAGATTTATTGATCTGGAAGCATCTGCAGTGTAACTTGTCCTTAGGCCAGAATGATAAGCTGCCACGAGGACAAGGGTTGGGGACACGGAGCCACTTCTTGACTGGTAGTTGATTAACTGAAGCCTTAAAGTCCTGGATACTGCACATATATGTAGCAGGAAACACACCTGAGCGTAACCTTGAGTGTCACTTTGCTTTGTTCTTCTTCTCAGCTGGTTTCAAGAGACCTGTGGTGCTGTTTGGACCCATCGCCGATGCAGCTATTGAGAAGCTATCCTCAGACCTGCCTAATGAGTTCCTGATTGCCAGTAAGTGCTACACCTTTGTGCTGGGGCAGGCATGTAGCAACGAGACTGTGGTCCAGGGAAACTCACTGTCCTCAAGCctacagggttttttttttttttcttcgtttTTTTCAAGTCTCATTTGCACTATTTACACAATTATTTGGGTAGTGAGTCTGCATTCATGGCTGTCTCACATGTCTCCCTCAGAAACAGAGCCCAAAGATGCGGGGTCAGAGAAGTCCCCAGGCGTGGTGCGCCTTAACACCATCCGGCAGATTATTGAACAGGTTTGGGTCACACCGCTCTGTCGGCATCACGAGTGTGTAGAAGCAGATTCAGGTCGTTTGGtggtcagctgacctgctgTCACCCACGCCCCCTTTCTCGCTCCACCGCCCAGGAGAAGCACGCTCTGCTGGATGTGACGCCAAAGGCTGTGGACACACTCAACTACACTCAGTGGTATCCCATCGTCATCTTCTTCAACCCCGACAGCAAGCAGGGAGTGAAGACCATGCGCCAGCGTGTCATCCCAGGTTCCGGCCGCAGCTCCCGGAAGCTGCACGACCAGGCGGTCAAGCTGAGGAAGACCTGCTCACATCTCTTCACTGGTCAGTCTGAGCAGCAAAGCTTTGCATGGATCACACTCACAGGAATGAACTTCTGGAAAAATCAGAATAGTCTAACAACAAGTACAATCACTGTTAAAAGCGCTATTTAATTGTTACAGTCCAAAAGCAAAGATGAATCGGCAACCAGTAAACAAGCAGTTTATGAAAGCCTATGCTTGTACTGCAGGCTCGCTCCCTATCTGTTTCCGTATCCCTGTATCTGACATGTCGTTTGTGTTCCTATGGCCACCTCTTCTGATCCCCCTCAGCCACAATTGATCTGAACTCTGCCAATGACGCGTGGTATGGGAGTGTGAAGGACTCCATACGCGAGCAGCAGGCTCAGGCCGTTTGGGTGTCCGAAGGGAAGGTAAATGGAGGCGGGGCCACGAAGATACAAACCAGCATCCCATCATAGCCCAGCTTCTCAATTCAGCCTCATTACGGCTGCAGTCTTTCCACCTCTTTAATTCTTCATGTTATACATGTTTTCTAATGGTAAACGAAGTACATCTCTAACTTTTTAATGCATGTCCTTTAGTTATTTCATTCTTTCTATCGTTATCTTAGATTTTCACACGCCAAGAAGAGCCTCCGATGCCTCTCTTGTGCATGGTTTCTTTGCATGCTTTGTTGAACATCTTCTTCAGTTGGTGGTGGTCTACAGCTTggttctttttgtttttgtttttgtttcgtTCCTCTCTGTACAAAGATCCATCATGTGTCTCTTTTAGCTGGACTTGACAGAAGGGGATCTTGATCTCCATGACGATCGCATGTCCTACCTCTCAGCCATGAGTGCCGACTATCTGAGCATGGATAGCCGGCTTGTCAGTGACTGCGACGACACGGCCGATGAGGGCGGGGCCTACACTGACAACGAGCCGGACGAGCCGATAGGCGAGCCGCATGTTTCCGCCATCAGTCGATCCTCCGAGCCTGTCCTAGCTGAAGAGGTGAGGTCTTGCACAATACTGGATATAACACATTCTCTGCAGTCTATCCTGGTGAGGAAGGTCTCCTATCATATAATATATGCAGagacatatatgtatattgtgTAAAAAGTGGAAATGGATCATGTATAAatatctctctctttttttgttgGAATTGAAGAAAAATACCAGAAATAGCAACTGCAGTTTAAAGTTCAGCATAAAGGTTAAAGTTCCATATTCGGTATATTCAGTAAAGAAAATATCAGTATTGTGTACCATCTACCTAGCCATCATTATCCACACCTTGAAATGCTGTTCTAATTCAGGATTAGTCAatttccggtcctggagagccaCAATTCAGCACAGTTTGCAGACTTCCCCAATGAAACGCATCCTAATTAGCTTATTATCAGGTAGATATGTAATACATATTAATAGATATGTTTGAACAGGGAAaactgcaaactgtgttggattctggtcTCCAGGACCATTTTTTGAGAAACCCTGCTTTAATTGGCCCTGTGTTGTCACATGATATCCAGACCAAACATGGCTTCTTCTGGACAGGCCCGACCCACGTTAGTCTATCGGCAGACGGTGTCCtgagtagggctgcacgatatcacaTTGCGATATAACTGCCATTGCACTAGCCGACATCAAATTTGGTGAATAGtatcaaatgacatttttcaaacacccttcataaacaaacatttttagtaCATATAGTTTCGCTCTAGCATGTCTGGTTTTTCTGTGATTTCGACTTAACTTTTTCTCAtatacaatgcattgtataCCTAATAATGTCATTTTGATACCAGTCATTTAAAATCACCAGTAACCTGTCATAGACTAATTGTTTTGTACAAACTAGTCAGCAGGGTTTACAGGCAGCTTGCAGTTATGTAAACTTACGGGTATGCTGCTGCAGGTCCACTGATGCTGGCCTTTGTATACAGAACTGTGAAGGGtgtttgaaaaatgtcatttgataTTATGAACTATAATTGTAAATTGTGACAAAACCAGATGTGCGGTGGCAAATTAGAAGCCATATTCTGAAACTACATGAAAAACTGTAGAACATGcacttgtttttgttaaatcacCTACcaaaaaatttttaaatgtcGGCCGGTGTTATATGCCACTTCTGCAAAAATCAGCAGGGCTTCAGGTGATGGGTGAAGCGTTTGTCCGGACACTGGCATTTTGGTACTATTCATAAGTTTACATTCATggccacaatttggtaagcagattagcagTATGTCTAGATGTGCAgtgtgacacccaaaagttagtgTTCTGTATAAATTCGGCGTATCCTTACATGTGTTAAATTTGGttagcacagcacagcacatgCTACTggtttggtaaatcatggaaatgataagcactgaagtggcggtgaagaaaggggcAGCTCAGCCACAACGTATTTTAAAAGGGGAGATACTGTGGATAAGGTAAGAGGACATCGGTGGTGTGGTGGTCCTTCTTGCTATGTAAAGCTCCACACGTTTATTAAGCATAAGGATACGCCGAATTTAtgcagattactaacttttgggcttCATAATATTACCATTTTAGGCACACTGCAAATCTGCTTAACCAATTGTGGGCATAAGTAAACATCTGTATAGTACTGAAATGCCAGCATCCAGACAAATGTTTTGCCCATTACCTAAAACCCTGCAGATCATTGTGCATGCGGCATACAGTCGCGGTGTGATATCGAGCAGCCCTATTCCTGAGGCAGCCTCCCTGTGCCCGGTGCCAAACcccgcctcccccctcccctcacaccTGTCTTTCTCCCATCGGCTGATCTGTAGCTTTCGAGGCGACCGAGCCCAGATTCACGAATACGCATGAAGACGTTTGGGATTCGGGAGGCACCTCGGGAATCTAGCCCCCCTCCTTCCTTTGTCCCTGAAACACCCAAGGTgagacgacccccccccccccccaccttccctgTTCTCCTAGATGTCACTAACCACACTACTGTAGCCTTTAATCTGCCAGGATCGGTGGTCATGAGGTGAATGAGAGTAATGAGCAGGGCAGTCAGAAACAAACCTGTGATATTACTACTGCCTGCCTTTAGCCAGCAACACAGAACCTTCTCTTTCTCCATCCTAttataaatagaaaaaaaaacaaatatttgacTCCCCTTCTTTTTAAAGAATGGTGCTCCAAGGCGAATGTGTCTTCCCTGAGATTCTGACTCATCACAGAGAGGCTCAGTGGACCACAGCAGGACTTCAGTAGCTTCTGTGTTGTCATAGGGTTCCACTTACACCCTTCCAAATCCATTCTGTGTAGCTTGTCATCTGCAATATTGGTTTGAAATGCATATATGGTTCTGTTCATTATAGAAACGCAGGTTCTTTGTAGCATATATGAAGTGAATTATGTAAAGATAGAAAATTGCATTGAAGtttattgaattttattcaGAGGTTCAGTTAATTTATCATTCTGAGATGTTTGAGAGTATGAAGTAAGGAGCTgggtttgttttattttgaaagtcGTCATGTTCATGAGAACTGGAGAGTAATAAATGGAGATTGCTAGCTTTATGGATACCACACACTAGGTCTGCTGTGATTGCAAAAACTCATTGAGGGAAATCCGCTTTGAACTAGGATGTACTATAGCGCTGTAGCTTGGGGTGCAATTAAACTGGTTAATCTGGGTGAGACTGGTGTAAGACCACATCTGCTGGGTCTCTCCAGGGGCACCCGCAAGAGTGCTGTATGTGTTGTGGGCGGTTGGACATTCTAGGCTGTTGTGGACGAGGCTTGTTACCCTTGCAGATGAAAGCCCAGTCCCGAGACAAGGGGCTTCGCGTACAGCCCAGCCCCCGCAGAGGTTACGACTCTCACTCCAGCAGTCCCACGAGCAGCGATCACCCACGCAGCCAGGACTCCTACAGCGGAAAGCCCCTACCACCCCCCGTTTCCCTCAAACCCACCTACCAGTCCCGCATCCCCAGGGGCACGCCTGACAGCCAGCCCCCTGGTGACCGGGCTGGGGTGCCGGAGAGCCCCGAAGACCCATCCCAGAAGTCCTTTCTTGGCAAGGTGAAAGCTTTCGAGAAGATGGACCACTTTGCCCGGACGCAgaggatgctggagctgcaggaagCCCAGAGCGCCAGGGTAAGCACAGCATTCATATGCAGGACCACCCTGTTTGCTTTCATTTACATTAGCTTAACCTAGATACTGGTGTTTGGCCATTAAATGAGGCATATCGATAGGTTTATTCCAATTGTCATATTGCTTTTTAGCTGGAAATTGCTCAGAGGCATCCGGATATCTATGCGGTTCCTTCGAAGCCACCAAAGGCCGACCTCAGCCGACCGCAACCAATAGGGTAAGAGCAACATCTAATCATGTGACCTTGATCATTATATTGATTAAGGCAGGAATATCTGTTCTGTCTTTGCCCAAGACTTGATGCAGCCCCAGCTTATGCCTCATCACACAGAACTTTCACGATGTTTTTGAGATTATATAAACTATTGATCATAGGGGGAAATGTGGTATCattgatttatatttatttacactacATTTATTTGTCCAAAGTGAAACGAGGCAagtagcacattacaaacattcaTGCCGTCAAGGAGTCgcctaggcataagtgcaggtaggctgagcttccagtgaaggtCCAGCTTCAAGAGAGTGTTGGAGCAACAGCTACACAACATCTGCCAGACGAAGCAAGAGCTTAATAAGACTACAATTCAGTCAGTAGAAAATGCAATAAAAGCATTATTCATTACTCTTATTTCTTTATGATCGATAttctttttcttatttgtaAGGATACTTACATTTTAGTAAATTATACAGCTTGATGTTTTTCTGGGACCAGGTCAGACACTTTATTGCAAGAGTAAGATTCCCTAAACATTCACAAGTTCAGCTCCTTAACACCTGCACTACTAGCATTTAATTTCTTGTCAGACCTTTAAAGCAACTTTAATATTGTAATCATTTTTAGTTTTCCCCCATTTGCGCCATTAGATTAATGGGGCAATTTACTCAGTGATATAGCAGCAGCGCCCCCCTCTGTGGCTATGACGTAACAGCAGGGGCAAACAGTAGGGTTCTAGCCGCAAGTGGCCTAAATCTTGGGACAGTTT harbors:
- the tjp2b gene encoding tight junction protein ZO-2b isoform X1, whose translation is MRLGISSFISDILETSSNICFCWAEGKTSGMEETIWEQYTVTLQRDSKMGFGIAVTGGRDNPNVESGETSIIVSDVLPGGPADGQLYENDRVILVNTIPMDNVPHSFAVQQLRKCGKVAKITVKRPRKVPVQTIKTPPSPEAHDWPSDYEEYERHSSLSSRKPSWAEGNGGLGYPRKRDQSLEQERGRGAYLEPDYRTRGYGRDQEYGRGRSVERDERDYRRDGSRGRTLSRELSPERRYPKDHSRGRSVDRDRDLSSPTQTYNNRDLSYERRRIEPRTDERMLRSRSREQLPDRSPSPDPRSHDGDREPLEKPINVLLVKNRPNEEYGLRLGSQIFIKEMTSTGLAAKDGSLREGDIILKINGTVTENLSLADAGKLIEKSRGKLQLVVQRDRRQILIRIPALADSDSEPDDISEIESYRSYSPQEDRRSRHSDLSSHSSNERIREKPGDDPPSKQGRAGSMPSSFRGSEDNHPQQEHAEEPRTEEPPAVVIATPKILLRPSPEDEATYGSNTAMVSFQKGESVGLRLAGGNDVGIFIAGVQEGSPAEEEGLQTGNQILKVNNVDFRGLVREEAVLFLLEIPKGDTVTILAQSKSDVYKDILASGRGDSFFIRTHFEYEKESPQGLSFSRGEIFKVVDTLYDGKLGNWLAVRVGGDNRLLEKGIIPNKSRADQMASVQNSQKGAGNDRADFWRLRGQRAARKKDLRKTRDDMGSTPIGTRFPAYERVVLREAGFKRPVVLFGPIADAAIEKLSSDLPNEFLIAKTEPKDAGSEKSPGVVRLNTIRQIIEQEKHALLDVTPKAVDTLNYTQWYPIVIFFNPDSKQGVKTMRQRVIPGSGRSSRKLHDQAVKLRKTCSHLFTATIDLNSANDAWYGSVKDSIREQQAQAVWVSEGKLDLTEGDLDLHDDRMSYLSAMSADYLSMDSRLVSDCDDTADEGGAYTDNEPDEPIGEPHVSAISRSSEPVLAEELSRRPSPDSRIRMKTFGIREAPRESSPPPSFVPETPKMKAQSRDKGLRVQPSPRRGYDSHSSSPTSSDHPRSQDSYSGKPLPPPVSLKPTYQSRIPRGTPDSQPPGDRAGVPESPEDPSQKSFLGKVKAFEKMDHFARTQRMLELQEAQSARLEIAQRHPDIYAVPSKPPKADLSRPQPIGSSSRPEPQTSPSKQPYSESRSPYYHGGEEEYRQQLAEQNTRGYPGSSQQYQDTEL
- the tjp2b gene encoding tight junction protein ZO-2b isoform X5 — its product is MEETIWEQYTVTLQRDSKMGFGIAVTGGRDNPNVESGETSIIVSDVLPGGPADGQLYENDRVILVNTIPMDNVPHSFAVQQLRKCGKVAKITVKRPRKVPVQTIKTPPSPEAHDWPSDYEEYERHSSLSSRKPSWAEGNGGLGYPRKRDQSLEQERGRGAYLEPDYRTRGYGRDQEYGRGRSVERDERDYRRDGSRGRTLSRELSPERRYPKDHSRGRSVDRDRDLSSPTQTYNNRDLSYERRRIEPRTDERMLRSRSREQLPDRSPSPDPRSHDGDREPLEKPINVLLVKNRPNEEYGLRLGSQIFIKEMTSTGLAAKDGSLREGDIILKINGTVTENLSLADAGKLIEKSRGKLQLVVQRDRRQILIRIPALADSDSEPDDISEIESYRSYSPQEDRRSRHSDLSSHSSNERIREKPGDDPPSKQGRAGSMPSSFRGSEDNHPQQEHAEEPRTEEPPAVVIATPKILLRPSPEDEATYGSNTAMVSFQKGESVGLRLAGGNDVGIFIAGVQEGSPAEEEGLQTGNQILKVNNVDFRGLVREEAVLFLLEIPKGDTVTILAQSKSDVYKDILASGRGDSFFIRTHFEYEKESPQGLSFSRGEIFKVVDTLYDGKLGNWLAVRVGGDNRLLEKGIIPNKSRADQMASVQNSQKGAGNDRADFWRLRGQRAARKKDLRKTRDDMGSTPIGTRFPAYERVVLREAGFKRPVVLFGPIADAAIEKLSSDLPNEFLIAKTEPKDAGSEKSPGVVRLNTIRQIIEQEKHALLDVTPKAVDTLNYTQWYPIVIFFNPDSKQGVKTMRQRVIPGSGRSSRKLHDQAVKLRKTCSHLFTATIDLNSANDAWYGSVKDSIREQQAQAVWVSEGKLDLTEGDLDLHDDRMSYLSAMSADYLSMDSRLVSDCDDTADEGGAYTDNEPDEPIGEPHVSAISRSSEPVLAEELSRRPSPDSRIRMKTFGIREAPRESSPPPSFVPETPKMKAQSRDKGLRVQPSPRRGYDSHSSSPTSSDHPRSQDSYSGKPLPPPVSLKPTYQSRIPRGTPDSQPPGDRAGVPESPEDPSQKSFLGKVKAFEKMDHFARTQRMLELQEAQSARLEIAQRHPDIYAVPSKPPKADLSRPQPIGSSSRPEPQTSPSKQPYSESRSPYYHGGEEEYRQQLAEQNTRGYPGSSQQYQDTEL